In the genome of Caulobacter flavus, the window CGCCGCCCCCGAAGGCGCGGCGGTGCAGGTGCTCTACACCGACACCCAGACCCGCATCGGCGCCGACGGCGACGAGTTCTACACCGCCTATCGGATGAAGATCCTCAAGCCCGAGGCCCTCTCCATCGGCAACGTCTCGGCGGTGTGGAACCCCAGCTCCGACGACCTGAAGGTCCACAAGCTGCGCATCCTGCGCGACGGGCGCGAGATCGACATCCTGGCCAAGACCAAGTTCACCGTGCTCCAGCGCGAGAACAGCCTGGAGATGTCGACGCTGTCTGGCGACCTCACCGCCACGCTGCAGGCCCCTGGTCTGCAGGTGGGCGACGAGGTGGAGTTCGCCGCCACCACCAAGCGCCGCGACCCGACGCTCGGCGAGCACTCGCAGGGCGGCATGGCCCTGCCGGCCACCGAGATGGCCGGCGCCTACCGGATGCGGCTGACCTGGCCCAAGGGCCGGAACCTGGCCTGGCGCGCCACGACCGACCTCGGCGCCGTCAAGCCCGTCGAACGGGGCGACGACTATGTGCTCGATGTCGAGATGCGCGACCTCAAGAGCGCCATCGCCACCGATGGCGCGCCCCTGCGCTACAACCTGCGCCGCCTGGTGCAATTCAGCGGCTTCGCCGACTGGACCGACGTCTCGCACCTGATGCTGCCGTTGTACGAGGAGGCGTCGGTTCTGGCGCCCAGCTCGCCGATCAAGGCCGAGGCGGCCCGCATCGCCGCGACCACCGCCGATCCCCTGGCCCGCGCCACCGCGGCCCTGGCCCTGGTCCAGGAGCGCATCCGCTACGTCTTCGTCGGACTGGACGACGGCGCCTATCGCCCCGCCGCCGCCGACGAAACCTGGAAACGCCGGTTCGGCGACTGCAAGGGCAAGACCGCTCTGCTGCTGGCGCTGCTGCGCGAACTGGGCGTGCCGGCCGAGGCGGTGCTGGTCAATTCCGAGGGCGGCGACGGCATCAACGAGCGCCTGCCCATCGCGGCGGCCTTCGACCACGTGCTCGTCCGCGCCGTCATCGGCGGCCGGACCTACTGGCTGGACGGCACGCGCATGGGCGACAGCGACCTGAACCGCCTGCCCGAGCCGACTTTCCGCTGGGCCCTGCCCCTGCGCGCGGGCGAGGTCAAGCTGGAGCCGGTGGCCGCCGTCCCGCCGGTGCTGGCCGACGGCGCGATGGCGCTGACCATCGACATCTCGCGCGGCGTGGACAAGCCGGCCCGCGTCAGCGGCGAGCAGATCTTCCGCGGCGACGCGGCCTTCGGCTTCAAGACCGGCCTGTCGCAGCTGACCAAGGACGACGCCGAACGCAAGCTGAAGGCCTACTGGGCGCAGTCCTACACCTGGGTCGACCCCGAGACCGTCGCCTGGCGCTATGACGAGAAGCAGAACATGGCCACCCTGACCTTCGAGGGAGAAGGCGAGATGGAGTGGGAGGGCGACGCCAAGGACGGCCGCTACTACTACCTCAATATCGTCGGCTTCGCCGCGCCGGCGCCGATGCGCCGCCCGCGCGAGCAGGACCAGACCGCGCCCTGGCTGACCGACTTCCCCAGCTATGACCGCTGGAGCGTCACCGTTCGCCTGCCGCCGGAGACGGACGGCTGGAAGTGGGGCTACGCCATGGAGCCCATCGACGCGCTGATCGGCGGCGTGGCCTATCAACGCCAGATCCACATGTCCGACGGCGTGCTGCGGGCCGTCACCAGCCGCCGCACCCTGGCGCCCGAGATCAGCGCCGAAGAGGCCAAGCTGGTCGGCAAGCAGGCCGCCAAGTTCGACGACCAGGTGCCGCGGATCTACCAGTACAAGGCCGAGGGCAAGGAAGAGGCCAAGTCCCCCTGGCCGGCCGCGATCGCCAAGGCGACCGACGGCTCGACCCTGGTCGGCATCGGCGACTACCTGGCCGCCACCGGCGACGACGCCAACGCCATGCTCGCCTATGACCGCGCCCTGGCGGTCAGCCCAGGTTTCCGCATGGCGGTGCGCGGCAAGGCCGAGACGCTTCGCCGCCAGAGCGGCGACGCCAAGGCCCTGGCCTACATGGACGCCACTCTGAAGCAGGACGACGATCCCGGCCTGGCCCTAAAGCGCGGCGCCCTGCTGATCCGCGGCGGCAAGACCGAGCAAGGCCAGGCGGCCATCGAGGCGGTCTACGCGGCCAACGCCGACGACGCCGAAACCTT includes:
- a CDS encoding DUF3857 domain-containing protein; its protein translation is MRVWSIAAAILAAAGSAQAGSRTVLYGPAPSWVAPPPAPTGTAAPEGAAVQVLYTDTQTRIGADGDEFYTAYRMKILKPEALSIGNVSAVWNPSSDDLKVHKLRILRDGREIDILAKTKFTVLQRENSLEMSTLSGDLTATLQAPGLQVGDEVEFAATTKRRDPTLGEHSQGGMALPATEMAGAYRMRLTWPKGRNLAWRATTDLGAVKPVERGDDYVLDVEMRDLKSAIATDGAPLRYNLRRLVQFSGFADWTDVSHLMLPLYEEASVLAPSSPIKAEAARIAATTADPLARATAALALVQERIRYVFVGLDDGAYRPAAADETWKRRFGDCKGKTALLLALLRELGVPAEAVLVNSEGGDGINERLPIAAAFDHVLVRAVIGGRTYWLDGTRMGDSDLNRLPEPTFRWALPLRAGEVKLEPVAAVPPVLADGAMALTIDISRGVDKPARVSGEQIFRGDAAFGFKTGLSQLTKDDAERKLKAYWAQSYTWVDPETVAWRYDEKQNMATLTFEGEGEMEWEGDAKDGRYYYLNIVGFAAPAPMRRPREQDQTAPWLTDFPSYDRWSVTVRLPPETDGWKWGYAMEPIDALIGGVAYQRQIHMSDGVLRAVTSRRTLAPEISAEEAKLVGKQAAKFDDQVPRIYQYKAEGKEEAKSPWPAAIAKATDGSTLVGIGDYLAATGDDANAMLAYDRALAVSPGFRMAVRGKAETLRRQSGDAKALAYMDATLKQDDDPGLALKRGALLIRGGKTEQGQAAIEAVYAANADDAETLGAYSDVMFGLKRYDRALVGADAAIKLEPGKASLHRRRGAVLGELGRNTEALAEFDASLRLEPTEPVNLYGRAEALRRLGRVDEALADLDEADRMSPLQSSARGMRERLLRLSGRGAEAAALYDTQIASDTDGSAYNNRCWSLALANIELGKAEADCAEAVKRSPKASGFWDSYALVALRDGRLDEAVRRYDQALKIEAKQSSSLYGRGLTKLRKGDEAGGRGDIAAAQALNPYAGDEMAEAGLKP